The Deltaproteobacteria bacterium genome includes the window AACAGCAAAATAATTCTATTTTGGACAGTAATGGGATTAAAGGTAAAATGATTTTCGCTTGAACCCTGAACCCTTGGCCCCTAAAGCTATCGGCTTCAGCCGATAGTAGTTCATTTTTTTCAGGACATGGGACCAGTGTAGCTCCCCACGCAGGCGGGCTTTTTCCGGAATGCATTCAAGTAAGCGGAATGAAAATATTGTTTGGATCAATTAATTTTTCTTAAAAATAACTTGATTTTTTTAAAATGTAGTATTAAAGTGACTTTTATTCATGCTCAATCACCCGATGGGGTGGCTAGTTTCGTTCTGAAGGGATGTTCCATTTGTCAAGAGTGGCAACCTGAAGTCTGGAACCATGAAAATTTGTTCGAAAGGAGGGTGCCACAATGGCTAATGGAATCGTGAAATGGTTCAATGAACGCAAGGGCTACGGCTTTATCGAGCAGGAAAACGGCCCGGACGTATTCGTCCATCATTCCGGAATCAACGCGAGCGGGTTCAAGACGCTTTATGAAGGCGATCGGGTGACCTTTGACATTGAGCAGGGCAAGAAAGGTCCTGCTGCAGTAAACGTCACAGCCGCTTAAATCTATTCATGGAAAGAGAGGGGTATTCCGTCGCAGGGCGATGGGGTGCCCCTTTCTGTTTCCCTCTAATTTATGAGAAACGGCGGCATGGAAATGCCGAATATGCTGCTTTAAAGGACATATTATTTGGTGTTTCCCCGGTGCGGCGCAATTCTCGGCGTCCACGGTCCTTTGAACCTGAATCCTGCAGGCGTCGATTTCACTGAATCTGCATTCGATAGCGACCGCTTGCGGTCCGGCCTATCAGTGTAAATCTCTATTAAATTTTTAATGCCAAGATTGTTCGTGCAGGATTCAGGCTGAAATGAATGGTATAGAAACCTAAAGAAAGGGGTTTTCAATGAATATCTATGTGGGCAATCTGTCTTATAGCGTCACCGAGGAGGATCTGAGGACGATGTTTGTGGAGTTCGGAGAGATCGAAAGCGTAAAGATCATAACCGACAGGTTTTCAGGGCAGTCCAAGGGGTTTGGCTTTGTTGAGATGCCCAGCAACGCGGAGGCCGATCAGGCGATCAAGGCCTTGAACGGAAAATTCATGAATGGACGGAATATCAAAGTCAATCCTGCGGATTCCGGGAGGAAGCGCGGCAAACGTTCCTCCCGAAGAGGCAGATACTAATTCCGTAAAGATCATTCCTCTCCGGGGTCGGCAGGGCCGGGGAAGGGGCGGTCCATCGGCGGAAAGTCCAAAAGCGGCCTCATTGGTCCTTGGACGGACAAAGATGAAAGACCGCACACCGGTCATGGGCAGGTTTCCTGGCCTTGCAGACCTCCCGTCCATGGTAGATGAGTACATCAGAAAAACGCCTCCATCTTTCGGGGGGCAGCAGTTCCTGGAGGTCCCTCTCGATCCTGTCCGGATCTTGATTATTCGTGAATCCTAGACGTTGTGCAAGTCGTTTGACGTGGGTATCCACCACCACGCCGGGCACGTCGAAGGCAGCGCCTAAAACGCAATTGGCTGTCTTCCTGCCCACCCCCGGGAGTTTCAACATTTCTTCCATGGTGGAAGGAACCTCTCCCCCATAAAGGTCCACCAGACCCCGGCTGCAACCTTTCAATGCCTTGGCCTTATTCCTGAAAAATCCCGTGGGCCGGATCTCCTCTTCCAGTCGTGCTATTGGAACCTTGAGAAAGTCTTCGGGTGTCTTGTATTTCTTGAAAAGCTTCTCCGTGACCTCGTTGACCCGTTTGTCCGTACACTGGGCCGAGAGGATGGTGGCCACGAGGAGTTGAAACGAGGTGCGGTATTTCAGGGCGGTTTTCTCGCGGGGGTACAGGGGATCCAGGATTTTCAGGACGGCCTCCGCCCTTTCCCTCATCTTTTTCCGGCTTTCCACTATATTCTCCTTTCTCCCGGGCTGAAGATCTTCAGGGCACCTCGTTGCCCATGTTAACGGAGGCCCGCTGAAATGGCAACCAAGTCGTGAAAAACCCCGGTCCATAGGATCCCGCCCAAAGGGGGGCGGGAGGTTGGCCGTATTGAAGGAATGGCTTTGACAAAAAGGTATGATTCGGGCAGATTGATAGAGACTCCAGGAGAGAAGGATCATGAACGGCTCAGGTTTGTTAAGGTTCATCCGTGGGTTGAAGCCTTGCGCGGTTGCTCTTCCCCTCATGGTGTTAGGCGCTATCGGAGGGGTATCGGCTGACAACCCAGGGGACAAAGGGTATAGAGTAGCCTGCAAAGAGGCCTGTGTCGGCTTGAACGGGGTGAAGGAGGAGAACATGGTTGAGTCCCATCAACTGACGGAAGAAGAGGGGAAATACCTCCTGAAGGTTGCGAGAAAGACCATCGAGGCGGCCCTCTTTGGCGAAGAGAGCAAGGAGAGTGCCGAGGAGGGTTCTTCCAAAAAACTGCTGGAAAGAAGGGGCACCTTCGTCACCCTTACCATGGAAGGGCGTCTTAGGGGTTGTATCGGGCACATCATTCCCCATGAGACCATCTTGGAAGGTATACGGATCAACGCCCTGAACGCTGCATTTCGAGATCCGAGGTTCAGGCCCCTTACCAGGGAAGAATGGAAGCGGGTCAAGATCGAGATAAGTGTACTTACCGATCCCCGGGAACTGCCTTACAAAGACGCGCAGGACTTGCTTGAAAAGCTCAGACCCGGCGTGGACGGGGTGATCATCAAAAAGGGGTACCACCAGGCTACTTTCCTCCCCCAGGTCTGGGAACAACTCCCGGACAAGAAGGAGTTCCTCACTCATCTGTGCATGAAGGCAGGCCTGGATGGGGACGCCTGGAAAAAGGGTGACCTGGAGGTTTCCACTTACCAGGTCCAGGCCTTCGAGGAGTAAGGGGTCAAGCCTCCGGCCCGGAGGGGAAGATCAGGCAAAATGGGACGTTTTTCAGAGGTCCCGAAGCGACTTGTCATATTTTCCATCATCAGCACCGGGATTTCCTCCATAACGGTTCAACTGGTGACCGTACGGGAATTCCTGACCCAGTTCCACGGCAATGAGATAACCATCTCCCTGGTTCTTTCCTCCTGGCTCTTGCTGGGCTCCCTGGGAAGCCTCCTTGCAAGGCCGATCAAGCGGGCGTCCCTTACCCTGTTCGCCGCGCTCTCCCTGCTTGCCGGGTTTTGGCCCCTGGTTCAGCTCCTCTTGATACGCAGGTTCCGGGAGGTCCTTTTCCTACACGGGATATCCGTGGGTTTCCAGGACCTTTTCCTGTTCATCCTGGGCACCATGGCCCCTTATTGTCTCCTGGCAGGCTTTATCCTGCCTTACGCGTTACTTTCCCTCAAGGAACGAAAGGTCCCGTGGACCGCGGGCAAGCTCTATCTTGTAGATAACATCGGGGACGTTTTAGGGGGAGTGTTTTTCAGCTTCCTGCTCGTGAGCTGGCTCAAGCCCTTCAAGACCGTGGCCGTCACCTCCTCTCCGTTGATCCTGGCAGCCCTGCTTGTTTTCTTCTTCTCCAGGCGGTATTTCCTGCTGGCCTTAGGTCTTCTATCTACCCTTCTCTTCTTCCTCTTCTCCCTGGACGGCGGGTTCGAGGTCAGAACCCTCTCCAGGCAATACGGCGATATCCTTCGCTATCTGGAGTCTCCTTACGGCCGCGTGGTGATCACCAAGGAAGGCCCACAGCACACCTTCTGGGAATCGGGCCTGCCCCTTTACTCGGACGGCGATATCGTCCGGAGTGAAGAAAAGATCCACTACCCCTTGAGCCAGTTGGACAAGGTGGAAAGGGTCCTTCTCGTATCCGGCGGTTTGGGGGAGACCCTGGGAGAGGTAAGGAAATATAACCCCCGGGAGATCGACTACGTGGAATTGGATCCACTCCTGACAGGGGTGGCGCGGGATCTGGGGATCCTGCCGGATATCCCAGGGCTCCGGGTCCTGAACGACGATGGGAGACGATTTATCCGGAAGGTCAGGAACCCATACGACGCCATCGTTATAGATCTCCCGGACCCGGATACCTTCCAGATCAATCGGTTTTTTACGGACGAGTTTTTTTACCTGGCAAGGCGGGCCCTCACCCCCCAGGGGATCCTTTCCTTTCGACTCAGCTTTTCCGCCAACTATCTCAGTCCCACCAGGAAGGCGAAACTTTCGGCCGTGCTGAGCACGGCCCGGAGGCACTTCCGAAACGTTCTGGTCATCCCAGGGGAAAAGGCCGTATTTCTGTGCCGGAACGGCCCGTTATGGACAGACATCCCTTCAAGGCTGGATGCCAAGGGTATCAAAACGCTCTACGTGCGTGGGTTCTACCTCGGGAACGCAACTCCTGAAAGGATCCGTTACATCAACGAGAATCTGGACGCCACCGCCGAGATCAACCGTGATTTCCATCCCCGCATCATGGGCATCGTTTTCAGGGAATGGCTGGAGAAGCAGGGGGTTGCCCTCAGGTCCCTCGTTCTCCTCTTTTCCCTCCCGGCCGTCCTCTACCTCTTCTTTTTGCGGAAGAGGGAGGAGTACGTGCTTTTCAGCACGGGGTTGGCCGCCATGGGTGTGGAGATGATCTGTATCATGGGGTTTCAAGCGGCTTATGGGTACGTGTACCTGAAGATCGGGATCCTGGTGACGGCCTTCCTGGTCGGACTCCTCCCCGGCGCCCTTCTTGGGATCCGGCGGAAGAAGGATTTCCTTCCTTCTCTCTTCTTTTCGGACCTCCTTCTCCTGATCCTGCTGGGGGTCTGCCTCATCTGGGTCCGGTTTTCC containing:
- a CDS encoding cold-shock protein, which encodes MANGIVKWFNERKGYGFIEQENGPDVFVHHSGINASGFKTLYEGDRVTFDIEQGKKGPAAVNVTAA
- the nth gene encoding endonuclease III — encoded protein: MRERAEAVLKILDPLYPREKTALKYRTSFQLLVATILSAQCTDKRVNEVTEKLFKKYKTPEDFLKVPIARLEEEIRPTGFFRNKAKALKGCSRGLVDLYGGEVPSTMEEMLKLPGVGRKTANCVLGAAFDVPGVVVDTHVKRLAQRLGFTNNQDPDRIERDLQELLPPERWRRFSDVLIYHGREVCKARKPAHDRCAVFHLCPSKDQ
- a CDS encoding RNA-binding protein — protein: MNIYVGNLSYSVTEEDLRTMFVEFGEIESVKIITDRFSGQSKGFGFVEMPSNAEADQAIKALNGKFMNGRNIKVNPADSGRKRGKRSSRRGRY
- the amrA gene encoding AmmeMemoRadiSam system protein A; its protein translation is MVESHQLTEEEGKYLLKVARKTIEAALFGEESKESAEEGSSKKLLERRGTFVTLTMEGRLRGCIGHIIPHETILEGIRINALNAAFRDPRFRPLTREEWKRVKIEISVLTDPRELPYKDAQDLLEKLRPGVDGVIIKKGYHQATFLPQVWEQLPDKKEFLTHLCMKAGLDGDAWKKGDLEVSTYQVQAFEE